The genomic region CATTTACCTTCTAAGAGCCGAACCTTCCCGCGCGGCTTTTTCAGTTTAGGTTTTGCCTCACTCATCTTTCTCCCCACTTTCGGTCACGTCCATCACGTCCACCAAGTCCATGGCGTCCATTCAGTCCATAAGGTTTTTTTAGTGACTAAACCGCCAGCATGTCCCTGGCCAGAAGCCGCTCCACCAGCAGGCGGGCCGTCCCTTTCGGGTCGTTCAGGCCGTCTCCGAGCATTTCCCCCTTGCTGCGCTCAGGAGAGAAGATCCTGCTCACCCAGGTAGGCGACCCCTTGAGCCCGATGCTGTTGGGATCGAGTTTCAACTCGCTGTTGTCCCAGACCCGTACCTCGCCCTTGGCGGCCTTGAGACGCATCGGCACCGTTGGGTAGCGGGGGCGGTTCAGCTCGCGCACCACGGTGATCATGGCTGGGAGTTTCGCCTCCACGATCTCGTAGCGTCCCTCAAGCTTGCGCCTGACCCTGATCTTCTTGGCCAGGAAATCCAAGTGCTCGATGCGGTCCACCAGGGTAAGCTGCGAAAAGCCGAGCCTGATTGCTATGCCCGGGCCGACCTGCGCGGTATCGCCGTCGATGGTCTGCTTGCCGCAGAACACGATCCCCACTTCGTCGTCCTGCGCCAGCTTGCTGATGGCGGCAGCGAGGACGTTGCTCGTGGAAAGGGTATCGGCGCCGCCGAAGGCGCGGTCGGAGAGGAGGATGGCGTCATCCACCCCTAGTGCGAGCGCCTTTCTCAGGGCCGCCTCGGCGTTGGGGGGACCCATGGAGAGGGCCGCGGCCTTGAAACCGTAGCGCGCCTTCATGCGCAGGCTCTCCTCCAGCGCGTGCGTGTCGTAGGGGTTGATGATGAAGGGGATACCGTCGCGCACCAGCGTGTTGGTCACCGGGTCGATCTGCACCTGGGTGGTGTCCGGAACCTGTTTAATGCAAGCAACCACGTACATGGAAAGAACTCCCTATTGCAGATTTTTCAGACTTTGAGGCTTAGGCTTGGCTACTGCTCCAGCGGCGCTTCCATACGCTTGGAAAGCTCCCACTGCTCCTTGAACAGGGCGAAAGCCTCCCGCATGATGGAAGAAGCTTTCTTCCCCTTGCTGTCCATAAGCTGCTGAATGGCGTCCCTCTCCTCGTCGCTCATGCGGATCGAGATGATGTTGGCTTTCTTCTGGCTCCGGTCCTTCATACACTCCCCCTTGGTTGCTACGTCCTTTTTTTTTAATG from Citrifermentans bremense harbors:
- a CDS encoding electron transfer flavoprotein subunit beta/FixA family protein, which produces MYVVACIKQVPDTTQVQIDPVTNTLVRDGIPFIINPYDTHALEESLRMKARYGFKAAALSMGPPNAEAALRKALALGVDDAILLSDRAFGGADTLSTSNVLAAAISKLAQDDEVGIVFCGKQTIDGDTAQVGPGIAIRLGFSQLTLVDRIEHLDFLAKKIRVRRKLEGRYEIVEAKLPAMITVVRELNRPRYPTVPMRLKAAKGEVRVWDNSELKLDPNSIGLKGSPTWVSRIFSPERSKGEMLGDGLNDPKGTARLLVERLLARDMLAV